One Manduca sexta isolate Smith_Timp_Sample1 chromosome 28, JHU_Msex_v1.0, whole genome shotgun sequence DNA window includes the following coding sequences:
- the LOC115447859 gene encoding solute carrier family 22 member 3-like isoform X1, giving the protein MNSKTDKQESKKLKPTNGDTDALGMVLHHVGGMGRYQRFLFVAMMPFGLSIAFIYFVQMFIAATPQRHWCIVPELQHLDMELRRNLSAPGAAAGGEWDRCATYQTNWTRVLETMTPPDPSTPTVSCQNGWEFELTDIPYHTVISERGWVCENSGYAPTAQALFFAGSFIGGIFFGWLADNFGRLPALFGANLIGAIGGIATVYTTGLWDFIFCRLLVGMACDNAFMMMYILALEYVGPKHRTWVANMSIGLFVGIGSIILPWLAIWLADWRMLLWVTSMPMLLCVFVPFVIPESVRWLVTRGRVNKAVEVLRKFEKVNGTKIPDDVMEDFIVSSRHTKGENESILTLAKSAPLRTTMALMLIVYICCAVIFDGLVRLSDAFGLDFFITFTLTSATEIPSVTLVAIVLDRWGRRLLTCGPMGISGILILIATFMPKGMAQAGLAIMARFCINMSYNAAMQWATELLPTGVRAFGSSLLHMIGFLATALSPFIVYSERLWTLLPLVILAVLAALGSSIAIILPETKGKQMPQTIEDGEKLVLEHSICGKREPESLEVVEWKSEKEKALIM; this is encoded by the exons ATGAATAGCAAAACGGATAAGCAg GAGAGCAAAAAGCTGAAGCCGACAAATGGAGATACGGATGCTTTGGGGATGGTGCTGCACCACGTGGGCGGTATGGGCCGATACCAGCGGTTTCTGTTCGTCGCTATGATGCCATTTGGACTGTCGATAGCGTTCATCTATTTTGTACAGATGTTCATAGCTGCCACTCCTCAGCGGCACTGGTGTATCGTGCCAGAACTCCAGCATTTGGACATGGAGTTGAG ACGTAACTTATCGGCGCCAGGGGCGGCGGCAGGCGGCGAGTGGGACCGCTGCGCCACCTACCAGACGAACTGGACGCGCGTGCTGGAGACCATGACCCCACCGGACCCGAGCACGCCCACAGTGTCGTGTCAGAATGGATGGGAGTTCGAGCTGACAGACATTCCTTACCACACTGTTATTAGTGAG CGAGGATGGGTGTGCGAGAACTCTGGGTACGCGCCTACTGCGCAAGCGCTGTTCTTCGCCGGCTCCTTCATCGGAGGTATATTCTTCGGCTGGCTGGCTGATAACTTCGGCAGGTTACCCGCTCTTTTTG GCGCAAACTTAATAGGCGCTATTGGAGGTATCGCAACCGTGTATACTACAGGCCTGTGGGACTTCATATTCTGCAGGCTACTCGTTGGAATGGCGTGTGACAACGCTTTCATGATGATGTATATATTAG CACTAGAATACGTAGGCCCAAAACACCGCACTTGGGTGGCGAACATGTCCATAGGATTGTTCGTCGGCATCGGCTCTATTATCCTGCCGTGGCTCGCGATCTGGCTCGCTGATTGGAGGATGCTGTTGTGGGTCACTTCCATGCCCATGCTGCTGTGTGTCTTCGTACCTTTTGTCATACCTGAAAGTGTTAG ATGGCTGGTAACACGCGGTCGCGTGAACAAAGCTGTGGAGGTGTTGCGGAAGTTTGAAAAGGTCAACGGCACCAAAATACCTGACGATGTCATGGAGGACTTTATT GTATCCTCCCGTCATACCAAAGGAGAGAATGAGTCGATCCTCACCCTGGCTAAGAGTGCACCACTCCGAACCACTATGGCACTCATGTTGATCGTGTACATATGTTGTGCTGTCATCTTCGACGGCCTGGTGCGGCTGTCTGACGCCTTCGGGCTTGACTTCTTCATCACATTCACCCTGACTTCAGCTACGGAGATACCATCTGTGACTTTGGTGGCTATAGTTCTGGACAG ATGGGGCCGTAGACTTCTTACTTGCGGTCCGATGGGAATTTCAGGAATTTTGATCCTCATAGCTACGTTCATGCCGAAAG GCATGGCGCAAGCGGGTCTGGCGATAATGGCGCGGTTCTGCATCAACATGTCGTACAACGCGGCGATGCAGTGGGCGACGGAGCTGCTGCCCACCGGCGTGCGCGCCTTTGGTTCCTCGCTACTGCACATGATCGGGTTCCTCGCCACCGCGCTCTCGCCATTCATTGTCTACTCG gagAGATTATGGACTCTGCTGCCTCTGGTGATCCTGGCCGTGTTGGCGGCGCTGGGTAGTTCCATTGCCATCATTCTACCCGAGACTAAAGGCAAACAGATGCCTCAAACCATAGAAGATGGGGAGAAGCTGGTCCTGGAACACTCTATATGCGG AAAACGAGAACCAGAGAGTTTGGAAGTCGTCGAGTGGAAATCAGAAAAAGAGAAAGCTCTCATCATGTAG
- the LOC115447847 gene encoding solute carrier family 22 member 3 isoform X2, giving the protein MESKELKPKNGDSDALETVLHHVGGMGRYQRFLFAAMMPFGLSFAFIYFVQMFIAATPQRHWCIVPELQHLDMELRRNLSAPGAAAGGEWDRCATYQTNWTRVLETMTPPDPSTPTVSCQNGWEFELTDIPYHTVISERGWVCENSGYAPTAQALFFAGSFIGGIFFGWLADNFGRLPALVGANLIGGIGGIATVYTTGLWDFIFCRLLVGMACDNVFMMMYILALEYVGPKHRTWVANMSIALFFGGGCLILPWLAIWFADWRKLLWVTSIPMLLCVFAPFVIPESARWLVTRGRVNKAVEVLRKFERVNGTKIPDDVMDDFIVSSRHTKEEKESMIFLAKSAPLRTTMALMLIVYICCAVIFDGLVRLSDAFGLDFFITFTLTSATEIPSVTLVAIVLDRWGRRLLTCGPMGISGLLILIATFMPKGMAQAGLAIMARFCINMSYNATMQWATELLPTGVRAFGSSLLHVSGFLATALSPFIVYSERIWTLLPLVILSVLAALGSSIAIILPETKGKPMPQTIEDGEKLVLEHSICGKREPESLEVVEWKSEKEKALIM; this is encoded by the exons GAAAGCAAAGAGCTGAAGCCGAAAAATGGAGATTCGGACGCTTTGGAGACAGTGCTGCACCACGTGGGCGGTATGGGCCGATATCAGCGGTTCCTATTCGCCGCCATGATGCCTTTTGGACTGTCGTTCGCGTTCATCTACTTCGTACAGATGTTTATAGCTGCCACTCCTCAGCGGCACTGGTGTATCGTACCGGAGCTCCAACATTTGGACATGGAATTGAG ACGTAACTTATCGGCGCCAGGGGCGGCGGCAGGCGGCGAGTGGGACCGCTGCGCCACCTACCAGACGAACTGGACGCGCGTGCTGGAGACCATGACCCCACCGGACCCGAGCACGCCCACAGTGTCGTGTCAGAATGGATGGGAGTTCGAGCTGACAGACATTCCTTACCACACTGTTATTAGTGAG AGAGGATGGGTGTGCGAGAACTCTGGATACGCGCCGACCGCGCAAGCGCTGTTCTTCGCCGGCTCCTTCATCGGAGGAATATTCTTCGGCTGGCTGGCTGATAACTTCGGCAGGTTACCCGCCCTTGTTG GCGCCAACTTAATAGGTGGTATTGGAGGTATCGCAACCGTATATACTACAGGCCTGTGGGACTTCATATTCTGCAGGCTGCTCGTGGGAATGGCGTGCGACAACGTTTTCATGATGATGTATATATTAG CACTAGAATACGTAGGCCCAAAGCACCGCACTTGGGTGGCGAACATGTCCATAGCGTTGTTCTTCGGCGGCGGCTGCCTTATCCTGCCGTGGCTGGCGATCTGGTTCGCCGATTGGAGAAAGCTGTTGTGGGTCACATCCATACCCATGCTGCTGTGTGTCTTCGCGCCTTTTGTCATACCTGAAAGTGCTAG ATGGCTGGTAACACGCGGGCGCGTGAACAAAGCTGTGGAAGTGTTGCGGAAGTTTGAAAGGGTCAACGGCACCAAAATACCTGACGATGTCATGGACGACTTTATT GTATCCTCCCGTCACACCAAAGAAGAGAAAGAGTCGATGATCTTCCTGGCTAAGAGTGCACCACTCCGAACCACTATGGCACTCATGCTGATCGTGTACATATGTTGTGCTGTCATCTTCGACGGCCTGGTGCGGCTGTCTGACGCCTTCGGGCTTGACTTCTTCATCACATTCACCCTGACTTCAGCTACGGAGATACCATCTGTGACTTTGGTGGCTATAGTTCTGGACAG GTGGGGTCGTAGACTTCTTACTTGCGGACCGATGGGAATTTCAGGACTTTTGATCCTCATAGCTACGTTTATGCCGAAAG GCATGGCGCAAGCGGGTCTGGCGATAATGGCGCGGTTCTGCATCAACATGTCGTACAACGCGACGATGCAGTGGGCGACGGAGCTGCTGCCCACCGGCGTACGCGCCTTTGGTTCCTCGCTGCTGCACGTGAGCGGGTTTCTCGCCACGGCGCTCTCACCATTCATCGTCTACTCg gagAGAATATGGACTCTATTGCCTCTGGTGATCCTGAGCGTGTTGGCGGCGCTGGGTAGCTCCATCGCCATCATTCTACCCGAAACTAAAGGCAAACCGATGCCTCAAACCATAGAAGACGGAGAAAAACTGGTCCTGGAACATTCTATATGCGG AAAACGAGAACCAGAGAGTTTGGAAGTCGTTGAATGGAAATCGGAAAAAGAAAAAGCTCTCATCATGTAG
- the LOC115447859 gene encoding solute carrier family 22 member 3-like isoform X2 — protein sequence MTPPDPSTPTVSCQNGWEFELTDIPYHTVISERGWVCENSGYAPTAQALFFAGSFIGGIFFGWLADNFGRLPALFGANLIGAIGGIATVYTTGLWDFIFCRLLVGMACDNAFMMMYILALEYVGPKHRTWVANMSIGLFVGIGSIILPWLAIWLADWRMLLWVTSMPMLLCVFVPFVIPESVRWLVTRGRVNKAVEVLRKFEKVNGTKIPDDVMEDFIVSSRHTKGENESILTLAKSAPLRTTMALMLIVYICCAVIFDGLVRLSDAFGLDFFITFTLTSATEIPSVTLVAIVLDRWGRRLLTCGPMGISGILILIATFMPKGMAQAGLAIMARFCINMSYNAAMQWATELLPTGVRAFGSSLLHMIGFLATALSPFIVYSERLWTLLPLVILAVLAALGSSIAIILPETKGKQMPQTIEDGEKLVLEHSICGKREPESLEVVEWKSEKEKALIM from the exons ATGACCCCACCGGACCCGAGCACGCCCACAGTGTCGTGTCAGAATGGATGGGAGTTCGAGCTGACAGACATTCCTTACCACACTGTTATTAGTGAG CGAGGATGGGTGTGCGAGAACTCTGGGTACGCGCCTACTGCGCAAGCGCTGTTCTTCGCCGGCTCCTTCATCGGAGGTATATTCTTCGGCTGGCTGGCTGATAACTTCGGCAGGTTACCCGCTCTTTTTG GCGCAAACTTAATAGGCGCTATTGGAGGTATCGCAACCGTGTATACTACAGGCCTGTGGGACTTCATATTCTGCAGGCTACTCGTTGGAATGGCGTGTGACAACGCTTTCATGATGATGTATATATTAG CACTAGAATACGTAGGCCCAAAACACCGCACTTGGGTGGCGAACATGTCCATAGGATTGTTCGTCGGCATCGGCTCTATTATCCTGCCGTGGCTCGCGATCTGGCTCGCTGATTGGAGGATGCTGTTGTGGGTCACTTCCATGCCCATGCTGCTGTGTGTCTTCGTACCTTTTGTCATACCTGAAAGTGTTAG ATGGCTGGTAACACGCGGTCGCGTGAACAAAGCTGTGGAGGTGTTGCGGAAGTTTGAAAAGGTCAACGGCACCAAAATACCTGACGATGTCATGGAGGACTTTATT GTATCCTCCCGTCATACCAAAGGAGAGAATGAGTCGATCCTCACCCTGGCTAAGAGTGCACCACTCCGAACCACTATGGCACTCATGTTGATCGTGTACATATGTTGTGCTGTCATCTTCGACGGCCTGGTGCGGCTGTCTGACGCCTTCGGGCTTGACTTCTTCATCACATTCACCCTGACTTCAGCTACGGAGATACCATCTGTGACTTTGGTGGCTATAGTTCTGGACAG ATGGGGCCGTAGACTTCTTACTTGCGGTCCGATGGGAATTTCAGGAATTTTGATCCTCATAGCTACGTTCATGCCGAAAG GCATGGCGCAAGCGGGTCTGGCGATAATGGCGCGGTTCTGCATCAACATGTCGTACAACGCGGCGATGCAGTGGGCGACGGAGCTGCTGCCCACCGGCGTGCGCGCCTTTGGTTCCTCGCTACTGCACATGATCGGGTTCCTCGCCACCGCGCTCTCGCCATTCATTGTCTACTCG gagAGATTATGGACTCTGCTGCCTCTGGTGATCCTGGCCGTGTTGGCGGCGCTGGGTAGTTCCATTGCCATCATTCTACCCGAGACTAAAGGCAAACAGATGCCTCAAACCATAGAAGATGGGGAGAAGCTGGTCCTGGAACACTCTATATGCGG AAAACGAGAACCAGAGAGTTTGGAAGTCGTCGAGTGGAAATCAGAAAAAGAGAAAGCTCTCATCATGTAG
- the LOC115447847 gene encoding solute carrier family 22 member 3 isoform X3, with protein MTPPDPSTPTVSCQNGWEFELTDIPYHTVISERGWVCENSGYAPTAQALFFAGSFIGGIFFGWLADNFGRLPALVGANLIGGIGGIATVYTTGLWDFIFCRLLVGMACDNVFMMMYILALEYVGPKHRTWVANMSIALFFGGGCLILPWLAIWFADWRKLLWVTSIPMLLCVFAPFVIPESARWLVTRGRVNKAVEVLRKFERVNGTKIPDDVMDDFIVSSRHTKEEKESMIFLAKSAPLRTTMALMLIVYICCAVIFDGLVRLSDAFGLDFFITFTLTSATEIPSVTLVAIVLDRWGRRLLTCGPMGISGLLILIATFMPKGMAQAGLAIMARFCINMSYNATMQWATELLPTGVRAFGSSLLHVSGFLATALSPFIVYSERIWTLLPLVILSVLAALGSSIAIILPETKGKPMPQTIEDGEKLVLEHSICGKREPESLEVVEWKSEKEKALIM; from the exons ATGACCCCACCGGACCCGAGCACGCCCACAGTGTCGTGTCAGAATGGATGGGAGTTCGAGCTGACAGACATTCCTTACCACACTGTTATTAGTGAG AGAGGATGGGTGTGCGAGAACTCTGGATACGCGCCGACCGCGCAAGCGCTGTTCTTCGCCGGCTCCTTCATCGGAGGAATATTCTTCGGCTGGCTGGCTGATAACTTCGGCAGGTTACCCGCCCTTGTTG GCGCCAACTTAATAGGTGGTATTGGAGGTATCGCAACCGTATATACTACAGGCCTGTGGGACTTCATATTCTGCAGGCTGCTCGTGGGAATGGCGTGCGACAACGTTTTCATGATGATGTATATATTAG CACTAGAATACGTAGGCCCAAAGCACCGCACTTGGGTGGCGAACATGTCCATAGCGTTGTTCTTCGGCGGCGGCTGCCTTATCCTGCCGTGGCTGGCGATCTGGTTCGCCGATTGGAGAAAGCTGTTGTGGGTCACATCCATACCCATGCTGCTGTGTGTCTTCGCGCCTTTTGTCATACCTGAAAGTGCTAG ATGGCTGGTAACACGCGGGCGCGTGAACAAAGCTGTGGAAGTGTTGCGGAAGTTTGAAAGGGTCAACGGCACCAAAATACCTGACGATGTCATGGACGACTTTATT GTATCCTCCCGTCACACCAAAGAAGAGAAAGAGTCGATGATCTTCCTGGCTAAGAGTGCACCACTCCGAACCACTATGGCACTCATGCTGATCGTGTACATATGTTGTGCTGTCATCTTCGACGGCCTGGTGCGGCTGTCTGACGCCTTCGGGCTTGACTTCTTCATCACATTCACCCTGACTTCAGCTACGGAGATACCATCTGTGACTTTGGTGGCTATAGTTCTGGACAG GTGGGGTCGTAGACTTCTTACTTGCGGACCGATGGGAATTTCAGGACTTTTGATCCTCATAGCTACGTTTATGCCGAAAG GCATGGCGCAAGCGGGTCTGGCGATAATGGCGCGGTTCTGCATCAACATGTCGTACAACGCGACGATGCAGTGGGCGACGGAGCTGCTGCCCACCGGCGTACGCGCCTTTGGTTCCTCGCTGCTGCACGTGAGCGGGTTTCTCGCCACGGCGCTCTCACCATTCATCGTCTACTCg gagAGAATATGGACTCTATTGCCTCTGGTGATCCTGAGCGTGTTGGCGGCGCTGGGTAGCTCCATCGCCATCATTCTACCCGAAACTAAAGGCAAACCGATGCCTCAAACCATAGAAGACGGAGAAAAACTGGTCCTGGAACATTCTATATGCGG AAAACGAGAACCAGAGAGTTTGGAAGTCGTTGAATGGAAATCGGAAAAAGAAAAAGCTCTCATCATGTAG
- the LOC115447847 gene encoding solute carrier family 22 member 3 isoform X1, whose translation MNSETDKQESKELKPKNGDSDALETVLHHVGGMGRYQRFLFAAMMPFGLSFAFIYFVQMFIAATPQRHWCIVPELQHLDMELRRNLSAPGAAAGGEWDRCATYQTNWTRVLETMTPPDPSTPTVSCQNGWEFELTDIPYHTVISERGWVCENSGYAPTAQALFFAGSFIGGIFFGWLADNFGRLPALVGANLIGGIGGIATVYTTGLWDFIFCRLLVGMACDNVFMMMYILALEYVGPKHRTWVANMSIALFFGGGCLILPWLAIWFADWRKLLWVTSIPMLLCVFAPFVIPESARWLVTRGRVNKAVEVLRKFERVNGTKIPDDVMDDFIVSSRHTKEEKESMIFLAKSAPLRTTMALMLIVYICCAVIFDGLVRLSDAFGLDFFITFTLTSATEIPSVTLVAIVLDRWGRRLLTCGPMGISGLLILIATFMPKGMAQAGLAIMARFCINMSYNATMQWATELLPTGVRAFGSSLLHVSGFLATALSPFIVYSERIWTLLPLVILSVLAALGSSIAIILPETKGKPMPQTIEDGEKLVLEHSICGKREPESLEVVEWKSEKEKALIM comes from the exons ATGAACAGCGAAACGGATAAGCAg GAAAGCAAAGAGCTGAAGCCGAAAAATGGAGATTCGGACGCTTTGGAGACAGTGCTGCACCACGTGGGCGGTATGGGCCGATATCAGCGGTTCCTATTCGCCGCCATGATGCCTTTTGGACTGTCGTTCGCGTTCATCTACTTCGTACAGATGTTTATAGCTGCCACTCCTCAGCGGCACTGGTGTATCGTACCGGAGCTCCAACATTTGGACATGGAATTGAG ACGTAACTTATCGGCGCCAGGGGCGGCGGCAGGCGGCGAGTGGGACCGCTGCGCCACCTACCAGACGAACTGGACGCGCGTGCTGGAGACCATGACCCCACCGGACCCGAGCACGCCCACAGTGTCGTGTCAGAATGGATGGGAGTTCGAGCTGACAGACATTCCTTACCACACTGTTATTAGTGAG AGAGGATGGGTGTGCGAGAACTCTGGATACGCGCCGACCGCGCAAGCGCTGTTCTTCGCCGGCTCCTTCATCGGAGGAATATTCTTCGGCTGGCTGGCTGATAACTTCGGCAGGTTACCCGCCCTTGTTG GCGCCAACTTAATAGGTGGTATTGGAGGTATCGCAACCGTATATACTACAGGCCTGTGGGACTTCATATTCTGCAGGCTGCTCGTGGGAATGGCGTGCGACAACGTTTTCATGATGATGTATATATTAG CACTAGAATACGTAGGCCCAAAGCACCGCACTTGGGTGGCGAACATGTCCATAGCGTTGTTCTTCGGCGGCGGCTGCCTTATCCTGCCGTGGCTGGCGATCTGGTTCGCCGATTGGAGAAAGCTGTTGTGGGTCACATCCATACCCATGCTGCTGTGTGTCTTCGCGCCTTTTGTCATACCTGAAAGTGCTAG ATGGCTGGTAACACGCGGGCGCGTGAACAAAGCTGTGGAAGTGTTGCGGAAGTTTGAAAGGGTCAACGGCACCAAAATACCTGACGATGTCATGGACGACTTTATT GTATCCTCCCGTCACACCAAAGAAGAGAAAGAGTCGATGATCTTCCTGGCTAAGAGTGCACCACTCCGAACCACTATGGCACTCATGCTGATCGTGTACATATGTTGTGCTGTCATCTTCGACGGCCTGGTGCGGCTGTCTGACGCCTTCGGGCTTGACTTCTTCATCACATTCACCCTGACTTCAGCTACGGAGATACCATCTGTGACTTTGGTGGCTATAGTTCTGGACAG GTGGGGTCGTAGACTTCTTACTTGCGGACCGATGGGAATTTCAGGACTTTTGATCCTCATAGCTACGTTTATGCCGAAAG GCATGGCGCAAGCGGGTCTGGCGATAATGGCGCGGTTCTGCATCAACATGTCGTACAACGCGACGATGCAGTGGGCGACGGAGCTGCTGCCCACCGGCGTACGCGCCTTTGGTTCCTCGCTGCTGCACGTGAGCGGGTTTCTCGCCACGGCGCTCTCACCATTCATCGTCTACTCg gagAGAATATGGACTCTATTGCCTCTGGTGATCCTGAGCGTGTTGGCGGCGCTGGGTAGCTCCATCGCCATCATTCTACCCGAAACTAAAGGCAAACCGATGCCTCAAACCATAGAAGACGGAGAAAAACTGGTCCTGGAACATTCTATATGCGG AAAACGAGAACCAGAGAGTTTGGAAGTCGTTGAATGGAAATCGGAAAAAGAAAAAGCTCTCATCATGTAG